The following proteins come from a genomic window of Gemmatimonadota bacterium:
- a CDS encoding dihydroorotase translates to MTRPLLIRGGRVIDPSRGFDDAADVLLVGGRVEAVGTALGAPDGADTLDAAGKVVCPGLVDVHVHLREPGGERKETIATGSLAAAAGGFTTICAMPNTDPPIDDPAAVGFVSAAGARAGHARVFPLGAVSVGLAGERLAPVGEMVEAGAVGITDDGHPVYDAGLMRLALEYGRSFDIPVASHCEVRSLSRGGSMNEGVVSTRLGLTGMPNAAEDVMIARDLFLAELTGGRVHIQHVTTKRGTELIRDAKARGVTVTAEGTPHHFSLTDEAVEGYQTHAKVNPPLRSEQDRRAVLAAVADGTLDCIATDHAPHHYDEKEQAFDDAPFGLIGLETALGVSLSRLVVDQHLSLPDLIHRMSTGPARAFGLNAGTLALGAPADVTVIDTAASWTVDARTFRSRSRNTPFDGWTLTGRAVATIVGGAVVHAMDGAE, encoded by the coding sequence ATGACGCGCCCGCTGCTGATTCGGGGCGGCCGGGTGATCGACCCTTCGCGCGGCTTCGACGATGCCGCGGACGTGCTGCTCGTGGGTGGCCGCGTGGAGGCGGTGGGCACCGCCCTCGGCGCTCCGGATGGGGCGGACACGCTGGACGCCGCGGGGAAGGTGGTCTGCCCGGGGCTGGTGGACGTCCACGTGCACCTGCGCGAGCCCGGCGGGGAGCGCAAAGAGACCATAGCAACGGGTTCGCTCGCGGCGGCCGCGGGGGGCTTCACCACCATCTGCGCCATGCCCAACACCGACCCGCCGATCGACGACCCCGCGGCGGTGGGCTTCGTGAGCGCGGCGGGAGCACGCGCCGGACACGCGCGCGTGTTCCCCCTGGGCGCGGTGTCCGTGGGCCTCGCAGGCGAGCGGCTCGCCCCGGTCGGCGAGATGGTGGAGGCGGGCGCAGTGGGCATCACCGACGACGGCCATCCGGTCTACGACGCCGGTCTGATGCGCCTGGCCCTCGAGTACGGCCGCTCGTTCGACATCCCGGTGGCGAGCCACTGTGAGGTGCGGAGCCTCTCGCGCGGGGGCTCGATGAACGAGGGGGTCGTGTCGACCCGGCTCGGGCTGACCGGCATGCCGAACGCAGCCGAAGACGTGATGATCGCGCGCGACCTGTTTCTGGCGGAGCTGACCGGCGGCAGGGTTCATATCCAGCACGTCACCACCAAGCGGGGCACGGAGCTGATTCGGGACGCCAAGGCGCGCGGCGTGACGGTCACCGCCGAGGGCACACCGCACCATTTTTCGCTCACGGATGAGGCCGTCGAGGGGTACCAGACCCACGCCAAGGTGAACCCGCCGCTCCGGTCCGAGCAGGACCGCCGCGCGGTCCTCGCGGCGGTCGCGGACGGGACGCTGGACTGCATCGCGACGGACCATGCCCCGCACCACTACGATGAGAAGGAGCAGGCCTTCGACGACGCGCCGTTCGGCCTGATCGGGCTGGAGACCGCGCTCGGTGTGTCTCTGAGTAGATTGGTTGTGGATCAACATCTCAGCCTTCCGGACCTGATTCATCGAATGAGTACCGGACCCGCGCGCGCGTTCGGGCTGAACGCGGGCACTCTGGCGCTGGGCGCTCCCGCTGACGTGACCGTGATCGACACGGCGGCGAGTTGGACGGTGGACGCGCGTACGTTCCGCTCGCGCAGCCGCAACACCCCCTTCGACGGCTGGACCCTGACCGGCCGGGCGGTCGCAACGATCGTGGGCGGCGCGGTCGTGCACGCGATGGATGGGGCGGAATGA